In the Pseudoalteromonas undina genome, one interval contains:
- the ubiE gene encoding bifunctional demethylmenaquinone methyltransferase/2-methoxy-6-polyprenyl-1,4-benzoquinol methylase UbiE, which produces MNENPEKTTHFGYKTVAETEKASMVADVFHSVATKYDVMNDLMSFGIHRLWKRQTIASSGIRKGHHVLDLAGGTGDLTAKFSQLVGETGQVVLGDINSSMLKVGREKLHNLGLVGNIDYVQMNAEALPFPDNSFDLITIAFGLRNVTDQNKALRSMYRILKPGGRLLILEFSKPEQELLSKAYDFYSFNILPTMGKLVANDSESYQYLAESIRMHPDQETLKAMMVEAGFEQATYQNLTGGIVALHRGFKY; this is translated from the coding sequence ATGAACGAGAACCCTGAAAAGACCACGCATTTTGGCTATAAAACTGTTGCCGAAACCGAAAAAGCTTCTATGGTTGCTGATGTATTTCATTCTGTTGCGACAAAGTACGATGTTATGAATGATCTCATGTCTTTTGGTATTCATCGTTTATGGAAACGTCAAACAATTGCCAGCTCAGGTATTCGTAAAGGTCATCATGTATTAGATTTAGCCGGCGGTACTGGCGATTTAACTGCAAAGTTTAGCCAGCTTGTTGGCGAAACCGGTCAGGTTGTTTTAGGTGATATAAACTCTTCAATGTTAAAAGTAGGCCGCGAAAAGCTGCATAACTTAGGCCTTGTAGGCAACATTGATTACGTACAAATGAATGCCGAAGCCTTACCTTTCCCTGATAATAGTTTTGATTTAATTACGATTGCTTTTGGCTTACGTAATGTCACCGACCAAAATAAAGCATTGCGCTCTATGTACCGCATTTTAAAGCCAGGTGGTCGTTTACTCATTCTTGAGTTTTCAAAACCAGAGCAAGAGCTTCTCAGCAAGGCGTATGACTTTTACTCTTTCAACATTTTACCTACTATGGGTAAACTAGTTGCTAACGACAGTGAATCATACCAATACTTAGCAGAGTCAATTCGTATGCATCCAGATCAAGAAACCCTTAAAGCGATGATGGTGGAAGCAGGGTTTGAGCAAGCGACTTATCAAAATCTAACTGGTGGCATTGTTGCCCTGCATCGTGGATTTAAATACTAA
- a CDS encoding DUF885 domain-containing protein, translating to MNLSLSKKMRLSLLSVTLMCSLSACQLTTINADQQFTQTAENIVQHRQNVSPYSNPEGVDGYLLPNLSADFLALQYQKNTQLLADLDAIDMSKLSDENQINYSIIRAQVQNSVDEYVFNAHYMPLTSEYGFHSSLSFIVNSSDYKTAQDYQNYLKRLQQVPRFFEQNIGWMRKGLEVGLTQPKAVLIGYQDSITAYIVDDVTQSEFYKPFLNNTAGLSDSEFIALQQQAKATISGQVIKAYKDYLTFFNTEYLPGARSDIGISSTPNGEAFYANRAKYYTTTQMTPKEIHELGLAEVARIRSEMEAVIKEVGFKGTFAEFIHFLRTDPQFYATTPEQLLKEAAYIAKKMDAQLPKLFHTLPRKPYGVAPVPANIAPKYTTGRYSGSSRDDQAGFYWVNTYALDKRPLYALEALTLHEAVPGHHLQISLNAELESLPSYRRDAYLSAFGEGWGLYSEYLGVEAGFYQDPYSNFGRLTYEMWRAARLVVDTGMHMYGWSRERAMNFMADNTALSLHNVKTETDRYISWPAQALSYKIGELTIKRLRAEAEQALGQQFDIREFHHQILRHGSVPLSVLEQQIRLYIQVELAKTDS from the coding sequence ATGAATTTATCTCTTTCAAAAAAAATGCGCCTTTCCTTATTAAGTGTCACCTTAATGTGCTCATTAAGCGCGTGTCAGCTCACTACAATTAATGCCGATCAGCAATTTACGCAAACCGCTGAAAATATCGTACAACACCGCCAAAATGTAAGCCCATATAGTAATCCTGAGGGAGTTGATGGCTATTTATTACCTAACTTATCGGCTGACTTTTTAGCGCTGCAGTATCAAAAAAACACCCAGTTATTGGCTGATTTAGATGCAATAGATATGAGCAAGCTGAGTGACGAGAATCAAATTAATTACAGTATTATTCGAGCGCAAGTGCAAAATAGTGTTGATGAATATGTATTTAACGCACACTACATGCCTTTAACGTCAGAGTATGGCTTTCATTCAAGCCTATCGTTTATTGTTAATAGCTCGGATTATAAAACTGCACAAGATTATCAAAACTACCTAAAGCGATTACAGCAAGTGCCGCGCTTTTTTGAGCAAAATATAGGCTGGATGCGTAAAGGGTTAGAAGTTGGTTTAACTCAACCCAAAGCGGTATTAATTGGCTACCAAGATTCTATTACTGCCTATATTGTTGATGATGTAACACAGTCTGAATTTTACAAGCCGTTTTTAAACAATACCGCGGGTTTAAGTGATAGTGAATTTATAGCGTTACAACAACAGGCTAAAGCCACTATCAGTGGCCAAGTTATTAAAGCCTATAAAGATTACTTAACTTTTTTTAATACTGAATACTTACCTGGCGCGCGCAGTGATATTGGTATTTCGTCAACTCCTAATGGCGAAGCCTTTTATGCAAATCGTGCTAAGTATTACACCACGACACAAATGACCCCAAAAGAAATCCATGAGTTGGGTTTAGCTGAGGTGGCGCGTATTCGCAGTGAAATGGAAGCGGTCATCAAAGAGGTGGGCTTTAAGGGCACGTTTGCAGAATTTATCCACTTTTTACGTACTGATCCGCAGTTTTACGCCACAACGCCTGAACAATTATTAAAAGAGGCCGCGTACATTGCCAAAAAAATGGATGCACAGTTACCTAAATTATTTCATACCTTACCACGCAAACCCTATGGCGTAGCGCCGGTGCCCGCCAATATTGCACCTAAGTACACTACTGGGCGCTATTCAGGTTCGAGCCGTGATGATCAAGCCGGTTTCTATTGGGTGAACACGTACGCTTTAGATAAACGACCACTCTATGCTTTAGAAGCGTTAACGCTGCACGAAGCCGTACCGGGCCATCATTTACAAATATCACTCAATGCAGAGCTTGAAAGCTTACCTAGCTATCGCCGAGATGCCTATTTATCAGCATTTGGTGAAGGTTGGGGGTTATATTCAGAGTACTTAGGGGTTGAGGCTGGTTTTTATCAAGACCCATATAGCAACTTTGGTCGTTTAACCTACGAAATGTGGCGTGCTGCACGTTTAGTGGTTGATACGGGGATGCATATGTATGGCTGGAGTCGAGAGCGTGCAATGAATTTTATGGCTGATAATACGGCGCTTTCATTGCATAATGTAAAAACGGAAACCGACCGTTATATTTCGTGGCCAGCACAAGCGCTGTCTTACAAAATTGGTGAGTTAACAATTAAGCGTCTGCGCGCAGAGGCTGAGCAAGCATTAGGTCAACAATTTGATATTCGTGAGTTTCATCATCAAATATTACGCCATGGCTCAGTGCCTTTGTCGGTGCTTGAGCAACAAATACGTTTGTATATACAAGTGGAGTTAGCAAAAACAGATAGCTAA
- the ubiB gene encoding ubiquinone biosynthesis regulatory protein kinase UbiB codes for MSTARLYYITKTLLSFGLDELVPKHKVPWFAKLARGSLFWLRNQHKDKPPGLRLRLALQQLGPVWIKFGQMLSTRRDLLPHDIALELAFLQDQVEPFEGELAQRIIEKALEIDDISQLFSEFSQIPLASASIAQVHTATLVDPQGESQDVVIKVIRPNIEQQINADLALMEKLAKVVGKLINEAKRLRPVEVVKEYKKTLLDELDLMREGANGIQLKRNFEGSESLYIPTVYSDYSRSNVLVMERIYGIPVSDTEALMAQNTNMKLLAERGVEVFFTQVFRDSFFHADMHPGNIFVSRENPHNPKYIGIDCGIVGTLNKEDKRYLAENFIAFFNRDYRQVAQLHVDSGWVPPDTSIEEFEFAIRTVCEPIFNKPLAEISFGHVLVNLFNTARRFNMQVQPQLVLLQKTLLYVEGLGRQLYPQLDLWKTAKPFLEDWVKQQVGPLSVLKQMYANLPFWAEKMPELPDLIYQNLKRAPHSHAPEIKVSHKPLVLGLFSSAAMIVSALFYLQHNLIAAGVVLSCAVIGFIAAWRRS; via the coding sequence GTGTCAACTGCCCGACTGTATTACATAACTAAAACCCTGCTTAGCTTCGGACTTGATGAGCTTGTACCCAAACATAAAGTACCTTGGTTTGCTAAACTTGCTCGTGGCAGTTTGTTTTGGTTGCGCAACCAACACAAAGATAAACCTCCTGGCTTAAGACTTCGTTTAGCACTACAACAACTTGGCCCTGTGTGGATAAAGTTTGGCCAAATGCTTTCAACTCGGCGCGATTTACTGCCTCATGATATCGCCTTGGAATTAGCCTTTTTACAAGATCAGGTAGAACCGTTCGAAGGTGAACTAGCCCAGAGAATCATCGAAAAAGCATTAGAAATAGATGATATTAGCCAGCTATTTAGCGAATTTTCACAAATACCTTTGGCATCGGCCTCAATTGCTCAAGTGCATACTGCTACTCTTGTTGATCCTCAAGGTGAATCGCAAGATGTTGTTATTAAAGTTATTCGCCCTAATATTGAGCAACAAATCAACGCTGACTTAGCACTAATGGAAAAATTGGCTAAGGTTGTCGGTAAGTTAATTAACGAAGCCAAGCGATTACGCCCAGTGGAAGTGGTTAAAGAGTATAAAAAAACATTGCTCGATGAGCTCGACTTAATGCGTGAGGGCGCTAATGGCATTCAATTAAAGCGTAACTTTGAAGGTTCAGAATCGTTATACATTCCAACAGTATATAGTGATTATAGCCGCAGTAATGTACTGGTTATGGAGCGTATTTACGGTATTCCGGTTTCGGACACTGAAGCGTTGATGGCACAAAACACCAACATGAAGTTATTAGCAGAACGCGGAGTAGAAGTGTTTTTTACTCAAGTATTCCGCGACAGTTTTTTTCATGCTGACATGCACCCGGGTAATATTTTTGTGTCACGCGAAAACCCGCATAATCCTAAATATATTGGTATAGATTGCGGTATTGTTGGAACTCTTAACAAAGAAGATAAACGCTATTTAGCTGAAAATTTCATTGCCTTTTTTAACCGCGACTACCGCCAAGTAGCACAGCTACATGTTGATTCAGGCTGGGTACCACCTGATACCAGCATTGAAGAGTTTGAATTTGCTATTCGCACCGTGTGCGAGCCTATTTTTAATAAACCACTAGCTGAAATATCATTTGGTCATGTATTGGTTAACTTATTTAATACCGCACGTCGTTTTAATATGCAGGTTCAACCGCAACTCGTATTATTACAAAAAACCTTGTTGTATGTTGAGGGCTTAGGTCGTCAGCTATACCCACAACTGGACTTGTGGAAAACAGCAAAACCATTTTTAGAAGACTGGGTTAAACAACAAGTGGGCCCGCTGTCTGTGCTAAAGCAAATGTATGCAAACTTACCGTTTTGGGCAGAAAAAATGCCTGAACTACCCGATTTAATTTATCAAAATTTAAAGCGAGCACCACACTCTCATGCACCTGAAATTAAGGTTTCACATAAACCATTGGTTTTAGGACTGT
- a CDS encoding GGDEF domain-containing protein, with product MAIAQEKMTKVCMFLEHHVLPPTPLNFQVVYTYISKIHFALNNAIDDAIDANQNIDELFIEQLYFEYLNQGHKTEVAMIENVNGVINSLSRNAQQTEKKLNDFAGHVNDCLHSLDENNIANSRLALERLNEQTQLLLSQQAQFKQELSQAKKLQEATKKQLNTLRKQHVIDPQTGLYKRHYLTKQTQLWLKQDKSISAIAIQIDNLEHFINNFGDAIGEVILNKVAKQVQKYVSQSGLAGRSAKDQFIVLLANIEPETAKLIAEKVIAGVEKLRFISSKSDLKLPPISLSLGITEQQQGDFNQLVKSASNAAFKSRTSQ from the coding sequence ATGGCTATAGCACAAGAAAAAATGACAAAAGTATGTATGTTTTTAGAGCATCATGTTTTGCCTCCTACCCCCTTAAATTTTCAAGTTGTGTATACATACATTAGTAAAATCCATTTTGCGCTTAACAATGCTATTGATGATGCCATAGATGCAAATCAAAATATTGATGAGCTATTTATTGAGCAACTCTATTTTGAATATTTAAATCAGGGTCATAAAACCGAAGTAGCAATGATTGAAAACGTCAATGGCGTGATCAATTCACTATCGCGAAATGCACAGCAAACAGAAAAAAAACTTAACGATTTTGCAGGCCATGTTAATGACTGCTTGCATTCTTTAGATGAAAATAATATTGCTAACAGCCGCCTCGCTTTAGAAAGGTTAAATGAGCAAACACAGTTACTTCTCTCACAACAAGCGCAATTTAAACAAGAACTTAGCCAGGCAAAAAAACTACAAGAAGCCACTAAAAAACAACTTAATACCTTGCGCAAACAACATGTGATTGACCCACAAACAGGCTTATACAAACGCCATTATTTAACTAAGCAAACACAATTATGGCTAAAACAAGACAAGTCAATTTCAGCAATTGCCATTCAAATTGATAATTTAGAGCATTTTATTAATAACTTTGGTGATGCCATTGGAGAAGTGATTTTAAATAAAGTAGCTAAGCAAGTTCAAAAGTATGTTTCACAAAGTGGCTTAGCCGGGCGCTCTGCAAAAGACCAATTTATCGTTCTACTTGCTAACATTGAGCCAGAAACTGCTAAGCTGATTGCAGAAAAAGTAATAGCTGGAGTTGAAAAACTACGCTTTATAAGTTCAAAAAGCGATCTAAAACTCCCTCCCATTTCTCTCTCATTAGGGATTACGGAACAACAACAAGGCGACTTTAACCAACTAGTTAAAAGTGCCTCAAACGCGGCGTTTAAATCACGCACATCTCAATAA
- a CDS encoding ubiquinone biosynthesis accessory factor UbiJ — protein sequence MALEEHSKEQPAAGNFFMLPSFVLSLIEQVLNQALKLDPSLLDKLKTVEHQRLLVEVRDWQQKIAITYANQQLHLYTAFEHADADCMISANIDTLLALKNPAMLTQLIRQDKLDLQGDLNIAQHYSSAFSSVEIDWPEQLAKHIGDAPAQQLYLHLQSLKQQGKKAKSQLDNTFISVCQDELAITIHPLELEQFKQQNRALKGHVAAIEQRINALIKAL from the coding sequence ATGGCGCTTGAAGAACACAGTAAAGAACAACCGGCTGCAGGCAATTTTTTTATGCTACCGAGCTTTGTACTTTCGCTTATTGAGCAAGTATTAAATCAAGCGCTTAAACTCGATCCGAGCTTACTCGATAAACTAAAAACGGTAGAGCATCAGCGCTTATTAGTTGAGGTTAGAGACTGGCAGCAAAAAATAGCCATTACTTATGCCAATCAGCAGCTACATCTTTACACTGCATTCGAACATGCTGACGCTGATTGTATGATCAGCGCCAATATAGATACCTTGTTAGCACTGAAAAACCCAGCCATGCTGACTCAACTTATTCGCCAAGATAAGCTTGATTTACAAGGCGATTTAAATATAGCTCAACACTATAGTTCAGCCTTTTCAAGTGTAGAGATTGATTGGCCAGAGCAACTAGCAAAGCATATTGGCGACGCGCCTGCACAACAACTTTATTTGCACTTGCAGTCGCTTAAGCAGCAGGGTAAAAAAGCAAAGTCTCAGCTCGATAATACTTTTATTAGTGTGTGCCAAGACGAACTGGCAATCACCATTCACCCATTAGAGCTTGAGCAATTTAAACAACAAAATAGAGCACTAAAAGGCCATGTTGCCGCCATTGAGCAACGTATTAACGCCCTAATTAAAGCCCTTTAA